One Diospyros lotus cultivar Yz01 chromosome 1, ASM1463336v1, whole genome shotgun sequence genomic window carries:
- the LOC127797959 gene encoding pentatricopeptide repeat-containing protein At3g29230-like isoform X2, protein MGSIPRTVPLLADCLTVILSKNNLLSLNQLQQIHSQLLTNGNLSSTALLTSFLASCYRVQKRHNPLLILQTLPNPDPLLWNYMVRVSLESNNLQDFLCFYNGLRGNNLVPSVSTISLILRSCASLCATQLGKSFHSQIMKMGSVPDVILLTALLDFYAKVGDLTSAKLVFVEMPERDVVANNAMISALSKHGFIEAAQSLFDDMPERDSCSWNSMITSYCKLGQTDVARLMFNRNPVKNVVSWNAIIDGYCKLGQIMNAEELFVQMGSIKNTVTWNTMIAGYVQSMEFSKAISVFQQMQAERVEATEVTMASLLSACAHLGVLELGERVHAYIRKKNLRVDVVLGNALIDMYCKCGSIEAALRVFHGLPTKNIFCWNSIIIGLGIHGYGREAIDVFVSMDKDKVKPDGVTFIGLLSGCTHSGLIAEGRRYFSQMSIFYGVEPGIEHYGCMVDLLGRAGLLEEALQLIKAMPMKPNSVVWGSLLQACQVHEDIEFGMQEVNDCQGHAENAWMQFG, encoded by the coding sequence ATGGGTTCGATTCCTAGAACTGTGCCGTTGCTTGCTGACTGTTTAACGGTCATATTATCCAAAAATAATCTCTTGAGCCTTAATCAATTACAGCAAATCCACTCTCAACTGCTTACCAATGGTAATCTCAGTTCCACTGCGCTACTCACCAGCTTCCTCGCTTCTTGTTATCGTGTTCAGAAACGTCACAACCCGTTGCTTATCTTGCAAACTTTGCCGAATCCTGATCCGTTGTTATGGAATTATATGGTTCGGGTTTCGTTAGAATCCAACAACTTGCAAGATTTTCTGTGTTTCTACAACGGGTTGCGAGGAAACAATTTGGTTCCCAGTGTAAGCACGATTTCTTTGATCTTGCGTTCGTGTGCCAGTCTTTGTGCTACCCAGCTGGGGAAGTCATTTCATTCTCAGATAATGAAAATGGGTTCAGTCCCTGATGTGATTTTGCTTACTGCGCTGCTTGATTTCTATGCAAAAGTTGGGGACTTGACATCAGCGAAGCTGGTGTTTGTAGAAATGCCTGAAAGAGACGTTGTGGCAAACAATGCAATGATATCAGCACTGAGTAAGCATGGGTTCATTGAGGCAGCTCAGAGTTTGTTTGATGATATGCCAGAGCGGGACTCATGCTCTTGGAATTCCATGATAACTAGCTATTGCAAGTTGGGCCAAACTGATGTTGCCCGTTTGATGTTTAACCGCAATCCAGTTAAAAATGTTGTATCATGGAATGCAATTATTGATGGATATTGTAAGTTGGGGCAGATAATGAATGCTGAGGAATTGTTTGTTCAGATGGGATCGATTAAAAATACTGTCACATGGAACACCATGATTGCAGGGTACGTTCAATCTATGGAATTCAGCAAAGCAATATCTGTTTTCCAGCAAATGCAAGCTGAGAGAGTGGAGGCGACTGAAGTAACAATGGCTAGCTTGTTATCTGCATGTGCTCATCTTGGGGTTCTAGAACTGGGTGAACGGGTACATGCttatataagaaagaaaaacttaAGAGTTGATGTTGTTTTAGGTAATGCTCTTATAGACATGTACTGCAAGTGTGGGAGTATAGAAGCTGCTCTCCGTGTCTTTCACGGGCTTCCTACCAAGAACATTTTTTGCTGgaattctattattattggtTTGGGAATTCATGGTTATGGCAGGGAAGCCATTGATGTTTTTGTTTCAATGGATAAAGACAAAGTGAAACCAGATGGTGTCACCTTCATTGGCCTCTTGTCAGGGTGTACCCATTCAGGCTTAATTGCTGAAGGTAGAAGATATTTTTCTCAGATGAGTATTTTTTATGGAGTTGAGCCAGGGATTGAGCACTATGGTTGCATGGTTGACCTTTTAGGTCGAGCAGGTCTTCTTGAGGAGGCACTGCAACTCATAAAGGCCATGCCCATGAAGCCAAACTCAGTTGTGTGGGGAAGCCTACTCCAAGCATGCCAGGTCCACGAAGATATTGAATTTGGCATGCAG